Proteins encoded together in one Miscanthus floridulus cultivar M001 chromosome 16, ASM1932011v1, whole genome shotgun sequence window:
- the LOC136510587 gene encoding uncharacterized protein — protein MEHRVTDNDGNNGSVVHTSNECGKSFKEISSLNGHKRIHRREEHMRMMAEQQPITVMVDKCTTMVANQIVSSGSIAVDSSNGVSRMNKTSSSERANKKEHPLTENDDNNGTMVHTCNECGKSFKEISSPNGHKENDGNNGSVVHTCNECGGKSFKEISLLNGHMGIHRREEYKHMRMMAEQQPVVAMVDKYTTMVANQIVSLGSITVDSSNGVARVNKTNSSKKTNKMEHPIIENDGSDGSVVHTCNECGKSVNKIRSLNGHRGIHWREEYKHMRMIVEQQPIDAMVHQCTMVANQIVSSKSIAVDSSNGVSRMNKTSSLKKGNKMEHPFTKNDGNNGIVVHTCNECGKSFKEISSPNGHKGIYRHEEY, from the exons ATGGAACATCGTGTCACAGACAATGATGGTAATAATGGAAGTGTGGTGCACACAAGCAATGAGTGTGGCAAGAGCTTCAAGGAGATCAGTTCACTAAATGGGCACAAGCGTATTCACAGGCGAGAGGAGCACATGCGCATGATGGCAGAACAACAACCAATCACTGTGATGGTGGACAAGTGTACTACTATGGTAGCTAACCAAATTGTATCATCGGGAAGTATTGCGGTGGATAGTAGCAATGGTGTGTCCAGAATGAATAAGACTAGTTCCTCTGAAAGAGCCAATAAGAAGGAACATCCTCTCACAGAGAATGATGACAACAATGGAACTATGGTGCACACATGCAATGAGTGTGGCAAGAGCTTCAAGGAGATCAGTTCACCGAATGGGCACAAGG AGAATGATGGCAACAATGGAAGTGTGGTGCACACATGCAATGAGTGTGGAGGCAAGAGCTTCAAGGAGATCAGTTTACTGAATGGGCATATGGGTATTCACCGACGAGAGGAGTATAAGCACATGCGCATGATGGCAGAACAACAACCCGTCGTTGCGATGGTGGACAAGTATACTACTATGGTAGCTAACCAAATTGTATCATTGGGAAGTATTACGGTGGACAGTAGCAATGGTGTTGCTAGAGTGAATAAGACTAATTCCTCTAAAAAAACTAATAAGATGGAACATCCTATCATAGAGAATGATGGCAGCGATGGAAGTGTGGTGCACACATGCAATGAGTGTGGCAAGAGCGTCAACAAGATCAGATCATTGAATGGGCACAGGGGTATTCACTGGCGAGAGGAGTATAAGCACATGCGCATGATAGTGGAACAACAACCCATCGATGCGATGGTGCACCAGTGTACTATGGTAGCTAACCAAATTGTATCATCAAAAAGTATTGCAGTGGACAGTAGCAATGGTGTGTCCAGAATGAATAAGACTAGTTCTCTAAAAAAAGGTAACAAGATGGAACATCCTTTCACAAAGAATGATGGCAACAATGGAATTGTGGTGCACACATGCAATGAGTGTGGCAAGAGTTTCAAGGAGATCAGTTCACCAAATGGGCACAAGGGTATTTACCGGCATGAGGAGTATTAG